A genome region from Macaca nemestrina isolate mMacNem1 chromosome 20, mMacNem.hap1, whole genome shotgun sequence includes the following:
- the LOC105468319 gene encoding zinc finger protein 709 isoform X6, with product MQETFVNLASIGENWEEKNTEDHKNQGRKLRSHMVERLCERKEGSQFGETISQTPNPKPNKKTFTRVKPYECSMCGKDYMCHSSLNRHMRSHTEHRSYEYHKYGEKSYECKECGKRFSFRSSFRIHERTHTGEKPYKCKQCGKAFSWPSSFQIHERTHIGEKPYECKECGKAFIYHTTFRGHMRMHTGEKPYKCKECGKTFSHPSSFRNHERTHSGEKPYECKQCGKAFRYYQTFQIHERTHTGEKPYQCKQCGKALSCPTSFRSHERIHTGEKPYKCKKCGKAFSFPSSFRKHERIHTGEKPYDCKECGKAFISLPSYRRHMIMHTGNGPYKCKECGKAFDCPSSFQIHERTHTGEKPFECKQCGKAFSCSSSFRMHERTHTGEKPHECKQCGKAFSCSSSVRIHERTHTGEKPYECKQCGKAFSCSSSFRMHERIHTGEKPYECKQCGKAFSFSSSFRMHERTHTGEKPYECKQCGKAFSCSSSFRMHERTHTGEKPYECKQCGKAFSCSSSIRIHERTHTGEKPYECKQCGKAFSCSSSVRMHERTHTGEKPYECKQCDKAFSCSRSFRIHERTHTGEKPYACQQCGKAFKCSRSFRIHERVHSGE from the exons ATGCAAGAAACCTTTGTTAACTTGGCCTCAATAG GGGAAAACTGGGAGGAGAAGAACACTGAGGACCACAAAAATCAGGGGAGAAAGCTAAG aagTCATATGGTAGAGAGGCTCTGTGAAAGGAAAGAAGGTAGTCAGTTTGGAGAAACCATCAGTCAGACTCCAAATCCTAAACCAAACAAGAAAACTTTTACTAGGGTAAAACCATATGAATGCAGTATGTGTGGAAAGGACTATATGTGTCATTCATCTCTTAATAGGCACATGAGATCTCATACTGAACATAGATCATATGAGTATCATAAATATGGAGAGAAGTcatatgaatgtaaggaatgtgggaaaagaTTCAGCTTTCGAAGTTCATTTCGAATCCATGaaagaactcacactggagagaaaccctacaaatgtaagCAGTGTGGTAAGGCTTTCAGTTGGCCCAGTTCCTTTCAAATACATGAAAGAACTCATAttggagagaaaccttatgaatgtaaggaatgtgggaaggccttcaTTTATCACACAACCTTTCGAGGACACATGAGAAtgcacacaggagagaaaccctataaatgtaaagaatgtgggaaaaCATTCAGTCATCCCAGCTCTTTTCGAAATCATGAAAGAACTCActctggagagaaaccctatgaatgtaaacaatgtggaaaagccttcagaTATTACCAAACTTTTCAAATacatgaaaggactcacactgggGAAAAACCCTATCAGTGTAAGCAATGTGGTAAAGCTCTTAGTTGTCCCACATCCTTTCGAAGTCATGAAAGgattcacactggagaaaaaccctataaatgtaaaaaatgtggcaaagccttcagTTTTCCTAGTTCCTTTAGAAAACATGAAAGGattcatacaggagagaaaccctatgattgtaaggaatgtgggaaagcatTCATTTCTCTTCCAAGCTATCGAAGACATATGATAATGCACACTGGAAATGGACCTTATAAATgcaaggaatgtgggaaagcctttgaTTGTCCTAGTTCTTTTCAAATCCATGaacgaactcacactggagagaaaccctttGAATGTAAACAGTGTGGTAAAGCCTTCAGTTGTTCCAGTTCCTTTCGAATGCATGaaagaactcacactggagagaaaccccaTGAATGTAAACAGTGTGGTAAAGCCTTCAGTTGTTCCAGTTCTGTTCGAATacatgaaaggactcacactggagagaaaccctatgaatgtaaacagtgTGGAAAAGCCTTCAGTTGTTCCAGTTCCTTTCGAATGCATGaaagaattcacactggagagaaaccctatgaatgtaaacagtgTGGTAAAGCCTttagtttttctagttcctttcggatgcatgaaaggactcacactggagagaaaccctatgaatgtaaacagtgTGGTAAAGCCTTCAGTTGTTCCAGTTCCTTTCGAATgcatgaaaggactcacactggagagaaaccctacgaaTGTAAACAGTGTGGTAAGGCGTTTAGTTGTTCCAGTTCCATTCGAATacatgaaaggactcacactggagagaaaccttatgagTGTAAACAATGTGGTAAGGCCTTCAGTTGTTCTAGTTCTGTTCGAATgcatgaaaggactcacactggagagaaaccctatgaatgtaaacaatgtgatAAAGCCTTCAGTTGCTCACGTTCCTTTCGAATCCATGaacgaactcacactggagagaaaccctatgcgTGTCAACAGTGTGGTAAAGCCTTCAAGTGTTCCCGTTCCTTTCGAATACATGAAAGAGTTCATAGCGGAGAGTAA